A genomic stretch from Flavobacterium sp. KS-LB2 includes:
- a CDS encoding valine--tRNA ligase, with product MTIPAQFDAKTIENKWYDYWMKNNYFHSEPDHRTPYTIVIPPPNVTGVLHMGHMLNNTIQDVLIRRARLKGFNACWVPGTDHASIATEAKVVAKLKAEGINKNDLTREEFLAHAWEWTDKYGGVILDQLKKLGASCDWERTKFTMDPDMSASVIRSFVDLYNKGLIYRGYRMVNWDPEAKTTLSDEEVIYEEQQGKLYFLKYKIEGSEDFLTIATTRPETIFGDTAICINPNDERFTHLKGKKAIVPICGRVIPIIEDEYVDIEFGTGCLKVTPAHDMNDKALGEKHNLEIIDIFNEDATLNSFGLHYQGQDRFVVREAVAKELETIGALAKTEIYLNKVGTSERTKAVIEPRLSDQWFLKMEDLVKPAIKSVLEDGEIKLHPARFNNTYAHWLNNIRDWNISRQLWWGQQIPAYFYGDGKEDFVVAENIEEALKLAREKTLNLKLETKDLRQDVDALDTWFSSWLWPMSVFGGIMDPESEDFKYYYPTNDLVTGPDILFFWVARMIIAGYEYTGKKPFTNVYLTGLVRDKQRRKMSKSLGNSPDPLDLIEKFGADGVRVGLLLSASAGNDIMFDEELCNQGKAFTNKIWNAFKLIKGWEVSDTIPQPESSKVAIEWYEAKLQQTLLEIEDNFEKYRISDALMGIYKLVWDDFCSWFLEMIKPAYQQPIDSLTLAKAIEMLENNLKLLHPFMPFLTEEIWQIITERTIEEALIVSTWPEIKPFNAALIANFENTIEVISGIRTIRKDKNIPFKDTIELKVVNNDKSSPYFDSVVTKLGNITSLEYVSDKVDGALSFRVKSNEYFIPITGNIDVGAEIAKLTAELVYTQGFLKSVQNKLANEKFVAGAPEKVLANERQKEADALAKIETIEHSLVGLK from the coding sequence ATGACAATTCCTGCACAATTTGACGCTAAAACTATTGAGAATAAGTGGTATGACTACTGGATGAAAAATAATTATTTTCACTCGGAGCCAGACCACAGAACGCCATATACTATTGTAATTCCTCCGCCTAATGTAACTGGAGTTTTGCACATGGGACACATGCTAAATAATACCATTCAAGATGTACTAATCAGAAGAGCGCGTCTGAAAGGATTTAATGCCTGCTGGGTGCCAGGAACAGATCACGCATCAATTGCTACTGAAGCTAAAGTAGTTGCCAAATTGAAAGCAGAAGGAATCAATAAAAATGACTTAACACGCGAAGAATTTTTGGCACATGCTTGGGAATGGACCGATAAATATGGTGGTGTAATTTTAGATCAATTGAAAAAACTGGGAGCTTCTTGTGACTGGGAAAGAACTAAGTTTACAATGGATCCTGATATGTCAGCATCTGTGATTCGTTCGTTTGTTGATTTATACAACAAAGGTTTGATTTACAGAGGATACCGAATGGTAAACTGGGATCCTGAAGCAAAAACTACTTTGTCTGATGAAGAGGTAATTTATGAGGAACAACAAGGAAAACTATATTTCTTAAAATATAAAATCGAAGGAAGTGAAGATTTCCTGACAATTGCAACAACGCGTCCCGAAACTATTTTTGGAGATACCGCAATTTGTATTAATCCAAATGACGAACGTTTTACTCATTTGAAAGGAAAAAAAGCGATTGTGCCTATTTGCGGCAGAGTAATTCCAATTATTGAAGATGAATATGTTGATATCGAATTTGGTACTGGTTGTTTGAAAGTGACTCCGGCGCACGATATGAATGATAAAGCTTTGGGAGAAAAGCACAATCTAGAAATTATTGATATTTTCAATGAGGATGCTACTTTGAATAGCTTTGGATTGCACTATCAAGGACAAGATCGTTTCGTAGTTCGTGAGGCTGTTGCCAAAGAATTAGAAACAATTGGTGCTTTAGCAAAAACTGAAATCTACCTGAATAAAGTGGGAACTTCAGAAAGAACAAAAGCGGTTATCGAACCTCGTTTATCTGACCAATGGTTCTTGAAAATGGAAGATTTGGTAAAACCGGCAATCAAATCTGTTTTGGAAGATGGCGAAATCAAATTGCATCCAGCTCGTTTTAATAATACGTATGCACATTGGTTAAATAATATCCGCGATTGGAATATCTCTCGTCAATTATGGTGGGGACAACAAATTCCAGCCTATTTCTACGGGGACGGAAAAGAAGATTTCGTGGTTGCCGAGAATATTGAGGAAGCCTTAAAGCTAGCGAGAGAGAAAACTTTAAACCTGAAACTTGAAACAAAAGATTTAAGACAAGATGTTGACGCTCTTGACACTTGGTTCTCTTCTTGGCTTTGGCCAATGTCCGTTTTTGGAGGAATAATGGATCCGGAAAGCGAAGATTTTAAATACTACTATCCAACGAATGATTTAGTTACCGGTCCAGATATTTTGTTTTTCTGGGTAGCAAGAATGATTATTGCAGGATATGAATACACAGGTAAAAAACCGTTTACAAATGTATATTTGACTGGTTTGGTTCGTGATAAACAGCGTCGTAAAATGTCTAAATCATTAGGGAATTCTCCGGATCCTTTAGATTTAATTGAGAAATTTGGTGCCGATGGTGTCCGTGTAGGATTGCTTTTGAGTGCTTCGGCAGGAAACGATATCATGTTCGACGAAGAATTGTGTAACCAAGGGAAAGCATTCACTAATAAAATATGGAATGCCTTCAAACTGATAAAAGGTTGGGAAGTTTCAGATACTATTCCACAACCAGAATCTTCAAAAGTAGCGATTGAATGGTATGAAGCTAAATTGCAACAAACCCTTCTAGAAATTGAAGATAATTTCGAGAAATACAGAATTTCAGATGCCTTGATGGGAATCTATAAATTAGTTTGGGATGATTTCTGTTCATGGTTTCTTGAAATGATCAAACCGGCCTACCAACAGCCAATTGACAGCCTAACTTTGGCGAAAGCCATAGAAATGCTTGAGAATAACTTGAAATTGTTGCATCCGTTTATGCCATTTTTGACTGAGGAAATTTGGCAAATTATCACTGAAAGAACTATCGAAGAAGCATTGATTGTTTCGACTTGGCCAGAAATAAAACCGTTTAACGCAGCATTAATTGCTAATTTTGAAAACACGATTGAAGTGATTTCTGGAATTAGAACGATTCGTAAAGACAAGAACATTCCGTTCAAAGATACTATTGAACTGAAAGTGGTAAATAATGACAAATCTTCTCCTTATTTTGACTCGGTTGTAACCAAATTAGGAAATATAACTTCACTTGAATATGTTTCGGACAAAGTAGATGGTGCTTTATCGTTCCGTGTAAAATCAAATGAATATTTTATTCCAATCACTGGAAACATTGACGTAGGAGCCGAGATTGCTAAACTTACAGCTGAATTGGTGTACACGCAAGGTTTCTTGAAATCCGTTCAAAATAAATTAGCAAATGAGAAATTTGTAGCTGGTGCGCCGGAGAAAGTATTGGCAAACGAAAGACAAAAAGAGGCAGATGCTTTGGCAAAAATTGAAACTATCGAACATAGTTTGGTCGGATTGAAATAA
- a CDS encoding DUF1573 domain-containing protein codes for MKKTIALFAFALISSISFAQNGPKIEFAAKDNTIDYGKVTKNDNGSRDFIFTNTGNAPLIITNVLSTCGCTVPTKPDAPIMPGKTGKITVKYNMAPGPIRKTLTVESNAVNYDGGRVALKIKGEVISN; via the coding sequence ATGAAAAAAACAATAGCTTTATTCGCATTCGCATTAATTAGCAGTATTAGTTTTGCTCAGAATGGTCCAAAAATTGAATTTGCAGCCAAAGACAATACTATTGACTACGGAAAAGTTACCAAGAATGATAATGGCTCTCGTGATTTTATCTTTACAAATACAGGCAATGCTCCATTAATTATTACTAATGTACTCTCTACTTGTGGCTGTACAGTACCTACAAAACCAGATGCACCAATTATGCCTGGAAAAACTGGAAAAATTACTGTAAAATACAATATGGCTCCTGGACCAATCCGAAAAACATTAACGGTAGAGTCCAATGCAGTTAATTATGATGGTGGAAGAGTTGCTTTGAAAATTAAAGGAGAAGTTATTTCTAATTAA